In bacterium, the genomic stretch ACGAACCCTGCTCCTCCGAGAAGATCAGACCGGCCACGTTCGGGGCGTCCACCACCGAGTCCACGATCGCGAAGCTGATCTCCGGATACTCGGCCGCCACGTTGGCCATCGGCTCGCCGAACAGGAACCCGACCCCGATCACCAGATCGGAGCCTTCCGACGCCTGCAAGGCCAGCAGTTCCTCACGGTTGGTCCCGTCCTCGTTGGCAGACGCCTCCGAGTTCTGCGTCCCCAATTCCGCGGCCGCCTTGTCGAGGCCCGCCGCAGCCGCGTCGTTGAACGACTGATCACCCCGACCACCGATGTCATAGACCAGACCGATGTTGACCGGCTCACCTGCCGCGGGAGGCGGCGGAGGCGCCACCCCTAGGTCGGTCGGGTCGCGGCTGACCACGATCTCGCCCGAGACGATCCGTCCCTTCCAGTTGTCGAGTTGGCCCGCGATGTCGTCCACGTAGCCGCCGGATGTCGAGTAGCCGACCCCGTCCACCGACAGATCGAACACCTGCGGACCGGGCGCGAACGTGCCCGCCTGGACCGCCTGGATGGTGCTGAACACCGCCACGTCCACCCGCTTGAGCATCGAAGTGAGGATGTAGGGCTGGAAGTCCGAGCCAGCGGTGAGGTACTGGTCGGAGTCGACGCCGATCGCCCACACGTGGGTGTTGTTGGCCTCCGAGTAGTCCTTGGCGGCCTGGAACAGACCACCCCCGGTACCGCCCGCCGCGTGGTACACCACATCGGCGCCCTGCTCGAACATCGACTGCGCGATCACCCGACCCGCCGCCGGATCGTTGAAACCACTGAAGTCAGGCGGCTCCGTCACGTACTGGGAGATCACCTGGATAGAGGGGTCGATGGCTTGCACGCCTGCGAGGAACCCGGCCTCGAAGGCGTGGATCAACGGGATGTTGACCCCACCGATGTAACCGACCGTACCGGTCTGCGTCTTGAGAGCCGCAATCACGCCCACCAGGAAGGACCCCTGCTCCTCGGCGAAGACCAACCCCGCCACGTTGGGAGCGTCCACCACGGAGTCCACGATCGCGAAGCTGATCTCCGGATACTCGGCGGCCACATTGGCCATCGGCTCGCCGAACAGGAACCCGACCCCGATCACCAGATCGGAGCCTTCCGACGCCTGCAAGGCCAGCAGTTCCTCACGGTTGGTCCCGTCCTCGTTGGCAGACGCCTCCGAAGTAGAGACTCCCAGTTCCGCGGCGGCCTTGTCGAGGCCCGCCGCAGCCGCGTCGTTGAACGACTGATCGCCCCGACCACCGATGTCATAGACCAGACCGATGTTGATGGGCTCACCCGTCGGAGCCTGGGTGGTCGCGGAGGTCGCGGAGGTCGCCTGGGCTGCGGTCGTCGCGGGCGTGTCATCGCCACCGCAAGCGGCCGCCAGCAGCCCGAAGGCCGCCAGCAAGATCAACAGCCTGGTCTTAACGCGCATGATTCTGGATCCTTTGCTTCGGGCCCTGATGTACAGGGACGGGTGGGTTGGACATTCTACGCCGGGTGCCCGGTCGCCGCTAATGGGATCCGAGAGGATGTGACGCCCCGGGCCGGGTGCACGGGTCGGTGCGATCGCAGATGGTCAGGAGCCGGAGTCGACCAGGTCCAGCGGGGGGCTGTCGGGAGTGTCGACCATCTCGAAGATGAGCATGCTGCCATCCGGATCGGCATCCACCACGATGGTGGTGCCGGGCGTGTACTCGCCCAGCAACACCTGCTCGGCCAACGGATCCTCGAGGTACCGCTGGATGGCCCGGCGCAACGGGCGGGCGCCCAGTTCCCGGTCGTAGCCCTTGGAGACCAGGAACGTCTTGGCGGCGTCGCTCAGCACCAGGTCGAGGGACTGGGTAGCCAGTTGCTCCCGGTCCCGCACCAGCATCAGGTCGACGATCTGCTTGACCTCATCCCCCGTCAACGGATGGAAGACGATCACCTCGTCGATCCGGTTGAGGAACTCGGGCCGGAAGTGCTTCTTCAGGTTGTCGGTCAGCTTCTCCTTCATCTTCTCGTAGGTGATCTCGTCGCTCTCCTGCTGGAACCCCACCGCCTTCTTGCGCAACGACTCGGACCCGAGATTGGAGGTCATGATGATCACGGTGTTCTTGAAGTCCACGGCCCGACCCTGAGCATCGGTAAGGCGACCGTCTTCCAGGATCTGGAGAAGGGTGTTGAAGACGTCGGAGTGGGCCTTTTCGATCTCGTCGAACAGCACCACCGAGAAGGGCTTGCGGCGCACCGCCTCGGTGAGTTGGCCACCTTCGTCGTAACCCACGTAACCGGGTGGCGATCCGACCAGGCGGCTCACCGTGTGCTTCTCCATGTACTCCGACATGTCGAGTTGGATGAGTGAGTCCTCGTCGCCGAACAGGAACTCCGCCAGCGCCTTGGCGGTTTCGGTCTTCCCCACACCGGACGGCCCGAGGAAGATGAACGAACCGCTGGGCCGCTTCGGATCCTTGAGACCGGCCCTGGTGCGGCGGATGGCCCGGCTCACCGCCGAGATCCCGTCGTGCTGGCCGATGATCCGCTTGTGGAGCTCCTCCTCCATGTGGACCAACCGGGCGGTCTCCTCCTCCGTGAGCCGATGCACCGGGATGCCGGTCCACTGGGCCAGCACATCGGCGATCTCGTCCTCGTCGATCAGGGTGTCGTCCACGACGGAGGACGAATCGGCCGACTCGGCCTTGTACCTGGCCCGGTCGGAGATCAGCGCCCGCTCCTGGTCGCGGAGTTGGGCCGCTCGCTCGAACTGCTGCGCGGAGACCGCTTCCATCTTGTCGTTCCGCACCGCGCTCAACTGGTCGTCGATCTGGCGGATCTGCGCGCTGGAGGAGCTGCGGAAGATCCGGTTACGGCTGCCCGCCTCGTCGATCAGGTCGATGGCCTTGTCGGGGAGGAAACGATCGGAGATGTACCGGTCGGCGAGGGTGGCGGCCGTCTTCAGGGCGCTGTCGGTGAAACGCACCGAATGGTGGGCCTCGTAGCGGTCCTTGAGCCCATGCAGGATCCGCACCGTTTCGGCGACGGAGGGCTCGTCCACGTGAATGGGCTGGAAGCGGCGCTCCAGCGCGGAGTCCTTCTCCAGGTACTTGCGGTACTCCTCCAGGGTGGTCGCCCCGACGGTCTGCAGCTCGCCCCGGGCCAGCATGGGCTTCAGGATGCTGGCGGCGTCGATGGCTCCCTCCGCCGCTCCCGCGCCCACCAGCGTGTGGATCTCATCGATGAATAGGACGATGTCGCCCCGGTTCTTGATCTCCTTCAGGACCTTCTTCAGACGCTCCTCGAAGTCGCCGCGGTAGCGGGACCCGGCCACCAGGGCGCCCAGGTCGAGGGTGTATATCTGCTTGGTGTTGAGCGTGTCGGGAACCTCTCCCGCCACGATCCGCTGGGCCAGGCCCTCCACGATCGCCGTCTTGCCCACCCCGGGCTCACCGATCAGAACCGGATTGTTCTTGGAGCGCCTCGAGAGGATCTGCATGACGCGTTCGATCTCGGGGTAGCGACCGATCACCGGATCGAGCGCATGATCACGGGCCATGTGGGTGAGGTTGCGTCCGAACTGGTCCAGCACCGTCGAACCCGACTGGGATGAACCCCGTCCGGATGGAGCGGTGCCGGCGCGGGCGGGCTCGTCCCCCGAACCGCCGGAGAGGAGTTGGATGATCGTATGCCGCACCCTGGGCAGGTCGGCGCCCAACTTCTCCAGGACCTGGGCGGCCACCCCGTCCCCCTCACGGATCAGGCCGAGGAGGATGTGCTCGGTACCGATGTAGTTGTGTCCCAGCTGCAGGGCCTCCCGCAGGCTCAACTCCAGTACCTTCTTCGCCCGGGGAGTGAACGGGATGTGGCCGGCCGGGGACTGGTGCCCCTGCCCAATGGTCTCCACCACCTGGCTACGCACGGAGTCCAGCCGGATACCGAGGTTCAGCAAACCCCGGGCGGCCACCCCCTCGCCTTCGTGGATGAGGCCGAGGAGGATGTGCTCGGTGCCGATGTAGTTGTGGTTGAGTAGCCGCGCCTCTTCCTGGGCCAGGACCACCACTCTGCGGGCCCGGTCGGTGAAGCGTTCGAACACTGGCGGTCAACCTCCGACTCGGCGGCTTTGGCTCACAGGATACAAGCTTAGAAGTACTCGTCCCGGTAACCGGCGACTATAACGCAAGGCGGTGACAACCCGATGGGAGAAGAGCGGCGTTATCCGCTTACCATACGGCGCTCTACCGCGCGGCGAACGGATGCCATGTCCACCGACACCATCAGGGCCCTGATCGAGATTCCCGGGGTCTGGGAGCGAATGGAACGCGTCGAGCAACGGCTGCTCGACGTGTCCCGCGCCGGTGACGACTTTCTCACCGAGATCTCCCAACACCTGCTGCTCGCGGGAGGCAAGCGCTACCGGCCGGTCCTCACCCAGCTGGCCGGTGAGTTCGGGCCGACCCGCGACCGCCGGCTGATCGAGGCCGGCGCGGCGGTGGAGCTGATCCATATCGGGTCCATGTACCACGACGACGTGATCGACGGCGCCGACACCCGCCGCGGCACCACGTCGGTCAACGTCAGGTGGGACAACTCGCTCGCCATCCTGGCCGGTGACTTCCTCATCGCCCGGGCATCGGAGATCGCTGCTACGTACCTGGGCATGGCTTCGGTCGAGCTCCTGGCGCACACCTACCGGAACCTGGTGACCGGCCAGGCTCTGGAACTCAAGCTGACAGGCGACATCAGCCACGGGCCCGCTGATCATTACCGGGTGATCGGGGGTAAGACCGCCAGCCTGATCAGGACCGCGGCCCGGCTGGGTGCGCTGGCCGCCGACGCCGCGGACGAGACGGTCGAGGCGGTGTCCACCGCCACCTGGGAACTGGGGATCGTGTTCCAGCTCACCGACGACGCCCTCGACCTGGTGTCCACCGGGGAGGAACTGGGTAAGCCGGCCGGGAGCGACATCCGCCAGGGCGTGTACACGCTGCCGGTTCTCTACGCCCTGGAAGGGCCGGCCGGAGGCCGGATAGAGGCCTTACTGCAACAGGAGGGACCTCTAACAGAGGACGCGGTCGATGAGGTGATCGGCCTGGTCACGGAGGGCGGCTACGTGCAACGGGTGCTCGACGAGTGCCGGCACCGGCTCGCCAGGGCCGCCGACGCCACCGCCGGTTTGCCCGACATCGAGGCCCGGGAGGTCTTCCGGCGCATGGGCGACTTCCTGGTCGACAGGGTGGGATCCGTCGGAGTTAGTTGCTAGTCGCTAGTTGCTAGTCGCTAGTTGCTAGTTGTTATTTGCTAGTATTAAAGGTTAAACAAACTAGAAACTAGAAACTAGAAACTAGAAACTAGAAACTAGAAACTAGAAACTAGAAACTAGGCCTCGGGGCGCAGATGGGGGAACAGGACCACCTCGCGGAGATTCCGCTGGCCCGTCAACAGCATCACCAGCCGATCGACGCCGATGCCGAGGCCTCCGGTGGGGGGCATGCCCAGTTCCAGCGCCTGCAGGAAGCTCTCGTCCACCGGGTGGGCCGTCTCGTCACCGGCCGCGCGGGCTGCCGCCTGAGCCTCGAACCGAGCCCGCTGGTCGAGCGGATCGTTGAGTTCGGTGAACGCGTCCACGTACTCGGCGCCGGCGATGTAGAGCTCGAAGCGCTCCACCAGGCCTGCGACCGAACGGTGCTGCCGGGCCAGCGGGGAGATGTCGATGGGATGGTCGATCACGAAGGTGGGCTCCCACAGATGCTGCTCGACGCGCTGGTCGAACACCTCTTCGACCAGCTTCCCGAATCCCCAATCCGGATCGGCCTCCAACCCCGCCACCGTGGCCAGGGCTCGTAGCTCGGCAACGGGAGTTGACGGCGTGATGGCGGCGCCCAGCGCCTCGGACACCAGCTCGAGCATGGGAACCCGCCGGTAGGGAGGCCGGAGGTTGAGCGCTCGGCCCTGGTAAGTGAGCCGGGTGGCGCCGATCACCCGCTCCGCCACAGCCGGGATCACCTCCTCCATCAGCCGCATGATGTCGTGGTAGTCGGCCAGCGCCTGGTAAGCCTCGAGGGTGGTGAACTCGGGGTTGTGCTTGGCGTCGATCCCCTCGTTCCGGAAGACCCGGCCCAGCTCGAACACCCGCTCCATGCCGCCCACGATCAGCCGTTTGAGGTGCAGCTCGGTGGCGATTCGCAGGTACATCGGTAGCCCGAGCGCGTTGTGGTAGGTCTCGAAAGGGCGGGCCAGCGCCCCACCCGCCTGGACCTGCAAGACCGGGGTCTCGACCTCCACGAACCCGCGTTCCTCGAACTGGCGGCGCAGCTCGGACACCACCCCGGCCCGGACCTCGGCGATGCGCCGGGACTCGGGGTTGACCAGCAGGTCCAGCTCACGGCGGCGGAATCGGACCTCGGTGTCCTTGAGGCCATGCCACTTGGCCGGCAGGGGCCGCAAGCCCTTGGCCAGCAATGCGAAGTCGGCCAGATGGACGCTCAACTCGCCACGGCGGGTGGTCATCACCTCCCCGCGGGCCCAGATCCAATCGCCCTGATCCAGATCCTCGAAT encodes the following:
- the lysS gene encoding lysine--tRNA ligase, which produces MAEPETPPESEVPEGARLAEHPLTSRRLDKVTRLRARGVEPYPLGYDRDAAAADLHERFRGLAEDTGTGVEVRVAGRLMNTRRLGRLIFGVLQDYSGRIQLFAEAGGLGEDGLAGFEDLDQGDWIWARGEVMTTRRGELSVHLADFALLAKGLRPLPAKWHGLKDTEVRFRRRELDLLVNPESRRIAEVRAGVVSELRRQFEERGFVEVETPVLQVQAGGALARPFETYHNALGLPMYLRIATELHLKRLIVGGMERVFELGRVFRNEGIDAKHNPEFTTLEAYQALADYHDIMRLMEEVIPAVAERVIGATRLTYQGRALNLRPPYRRVPMLELVSEALGAAITPSTPVAELRALATVAGLEADPDWGFGKLVEEVFDQRVEQHLWEPTFVIDHPIDISPLARQHRSVAGLVERFELYIAGAEYVDAFTELNDPLDQRARFEAQAAARAAGDETAHPVDESFLQALELGMPPTGGLGIGVDRLVMLLTGQRNLREVVLFPHLRPEA
- a CDS encoding ATP-dependent Clp protease ATP-binding subunit, with translation MFERFTDRARRVVVLAQEEARLLNHNYIGTEHILLGLIHEGEGVAARGLLNLGIRLDSVRSQVVETIGQGHQSPAGHIPFTPRAKKVLELSLREALQLGHNYIGTEHILLGLIREGDGVAAQVLEKLGADLPRVRHTIIQLLSGGSGDEPARAGTAPSGRGSSQSGSTVLDQFGRNLTHMARDHALDPVIGRYPEIERVMQILSRRSKNNPVLIGEPGVGKTAIVEGLAQRIVAGEVPDTLNTKQIYTLDLGALVAGSRYRGDFEERLKKVLKEIKNRGDIVLFIDEIHTLVGAGAAEGAIDAASILKPMLARGELQTVGATTLEEYRKYLEKDSALERRFQPIHVDEPSVAETVRILHGLKDRYEAHHSVRFTDSALKTAATLADRYISDRFLPDKAIDLIDEAGSRNRIFRSSSSAQIRQIDDQLSAVRNDKMEAVSAQQFERAAQLRDQERALISDRARYKAESADSSSVVDDTLIDEDEIADVLAQWTGIPVHRLTEEETARLVHMEEELHKRIIGQHDGISAVSRAIRRTRAGLKDPKRPSGSFIFLGPSGVGKTETAKALAEFLFGDEDSLIQLDMSEYMEKHTVSRLVGSPPGYVGYDEGGQLTEAVRRKPFSVVLFDEIEKAHSDVFNTLLQILEDGRLTDAQGRAVDFKNTVIIMTSNLGSESLRKKAVGFQQESDEITYEKMKEKLTDNLKKHFRPEFLNRIDEVIVFHPLTGDEVKQIVDLMLVRDREQLATQSLDLVLSDAAKTFLVSKGYDRELGARPLRRAIQRYLEDPLAEQVLLGEYTPGTTIVVDADPDGSMLIFEMVDTPDSPPLDLVDSGS
- a CDS encoding polyprenyl synthetase family protein; this translates as MSTDTIRALIEIPGVWERMERVEQRLLDVSRAGDDFLTEISQHLLLAGGKRYRPVLTQLAGEFGPTRDRRLIEAGAAVELIHIGSMYHDDVIDGADTRRGTTSVNVRWDNSLAILAGDFLIARASEIAATYLGMASVELLAHTYRNLVTGQALELKLTGDISHGPADHYRVIGGKTASLIRTAARLGALAADAADETVEAVSTATWELGIVFQLTDDALDLVSTGEELGKPAGSDIRQGVYTLPVLYALEGPAGGRIEALLQQEGPLTEDAVDEVIGLVTEGGYVQRVLDECRHRLARAADATAGLPDIEAREVFRRMGDFLVDRVGSVGVSC
- a CDS encoding BMP family ABC transporter substrate-binding protein, giving the protein MRVKTRLLILLAAFGLLAAACGGDDTPATTAAQATSATSATTQAPTGEPINIGLVYDIGGRGDQSFNDAAAAGLDKAAAELGVSTSEASANEDGTNREELLALQASEGSDLVIGVGFLFGEPMANVAAEYPEISFAIVDSVVDAPNVAGLVFAEEQGSFLVGVIAALKTQTGTVGYIGGVNIPLIHAFEAGFLAGVQAIDPSIQVISQYVTEPPDFSGFNDPAAGRVIAQSMFEQGADVVYHAAGGTGGGLFQAAKDYSEANNTHVWAIGVDSDQYLTAGSDFQPYILTSMLKRVDVAVFSTIQAVQAGTFAPGPQVFDLSVDGVGYSTSGGYVDDIAGQLDNWKGRIVSGEIVVSRDPTDLGVAPPPPPAAGEPVNIGLVYDIGGRGDQSFNDAAAAGLDKAAAELGTQNSEASANEDGTNREELLALQASEGSDLVIGVGFLFGEPMANVAAEYPEISFAIVDSVVDAPNVAGLIFSEEQGSFLVGAAAALKTQTGIVGYIGGVNIPLIHAFEAGFLAGVQAVDPSIQVISQYVTEPPDFSGFNDPAAGRVIAQSMFEQGADVVYHAAGGTGGGLFQAAKDYSEANNTHVWAIGVDSDQYLTAGSDFQPYILTSMLKRVDVAVFSTIQAVQAGTFAPGPQVFDLSVDGVGYSTSGGHVDDITAQLDAFKEQIVSGEIVVSRDPADYAG